One Primulina huaijiensis isolate GDHJ02 chromosome 8, ASM1229523v2, whole genome shotgun sequence genomic region harbors:
- the LOC140983382 gene encoding transcription factor DIVARICATA-like, with product MYANFYNHSVAWDRREDKIFENCLVEIPDFVENRWQLIARRIPGKSPEDVRVHYEDLLFDLRQIDSGMIEPPSYPEQTVSLCWDDRSRLRDSGQISFASTPARSRHLEVDRKKGTPWTEHEHRLFLLGLKKYGKGDWRSISRNLIVTKTPTQVASHAQKYFLRQSDNKKVKKRSSIHDITTTIDSLTVPAQLNFPVPDQANFQYFPYPHDVL from the exons ATGTACGCCAATTTCTACAATCACTCGGTGGCATGGGATAGGAGAGAGGACAAGATTTTCGAGAATTGTCTGGTGGAGATTCCTGATTTTGTAGAGAACAGGTGGCAGTTGATCGCTCGACGTATACCAGGGAAGTCGCCGGAAGACGTGAGGGTTCATTACGAGGATCTGTTGTTCGATTTGAGGCAGATTGATTCCGGTATGATCGAGCCTCCGAGTTATCCTGAACAAACGGTGTCTCTTTGTTGGGATGATCGGTCACGGTTGAGGGATTCTGGCCAGATATCGTTCGCGTCGACTCCGGCTCGGAGCAGGCATCTCGAGGTCGACCGGAAGAAGGGGACGCCTTGGACAGAACACGAGCACAG GCTATTTTTACTCGGGCTCAAAAAATACGGCAAAGGCGACTGGAGAAGCATATCAAGAAACTTAATCGTCACAAAAACTCCAACCCAAGTTGCTAGTCATGCTCAAAAATACTTCCTCCGTCAATCTGATaacaaaaaagtaaaaaagaGATCGAGCATACACGACATCACAACTACAATCGATAGCTTAACCGTGCCCGCACAGCTGAATTTCCCTGTCCCAGATCAagcaaattttcaatatttcccGTATCCACAtgatgttttgtaa
- the LOC140983494 gene encoding uncharacterized protein At2g38710-like, whose protein sequence is MVSANREMVVYCFDTLVAHYNSEQAPPPAFDEGQHPLFVTWKKTVNGGEPRLRGCIGTLEARGLINGFKDYALTSALKDRRFPPIQAKELPNLECTVSILINYEIARDYLDWEVGKHGIIIEFNDPDYNTARSATYLPEVAAHEGWTKIEAIDSLMRKAGYNGLISEPLRRRIRLTRYQSTLFTMQYGDYVAYVKTTRGAAPTISGAKPSNCW, encoded by the exons ATGGTGTCGGCTAACAGAGAGATGGTGGTCTACTGCTTCGACACTCTGGTGGCGCACTACAACAGCGAACAAGCTCCGCCCCCTGCTTTTGATGAGGGTCAACA CCCCTTGTTTGTGACTTGGAAGAAAACAGTAAATGGTGGGGAGCCTCGATTACGTGGATGCATAGGAACTCTCGAAGCTCGTGGCTTAATTAATGGATTCAAGGACTATGCTTTGACAAG TGCCCTGAAAGACCGACGATTTCCCCCTATACAAGCAAAGGAGTTACCTAACTTGGAATGTACAGTTTCCATCCTGATTAATTATGAAATTGCTCGTGACTACCTTGACTGGGAG GTTGGGAAGCATGGGATAATTATTGAGTTTAATGATCCTGATTACAATACAGCACGTAGCGCTACCTACTTGCCTGAGGTTGCTGCCCATGAAG GCTGGACCAAGATTGAAGCGATAGACTCGTTAATGAGGAAGGCCGGCTACAACGGCCTCATATCCGAACCCCTGAGAAGACGTATTCGACTGACACGTTACCAGAGCACTCTATTTACCATGCAATACGGTGACTATGTTGCCTATGTGAAGACAACTCGAGGTGCCGCTCCGACTATTTCTGGGGCAAAACCGAGCAATTGCTGGTAA
- the LOC140983381 gene encoding transcription factor DIVARICATA-like: MFNYQPTALNSLAVWDRREDKVFENSLVEIPDSVENRWQIIANRIPGKSPEDVMHHYEALLHDVGQIDAGLVEPPSYPDGAAPLGSDDRPRTREAGQISFGSGSTRSRHCDVERKKGTPWTEEEHRLFLEGLDRFGKGDWRSISRNVVITRTPTQVASHAQKYYIRQSAAKKERKRSSIHDITTSVDSLTVPAQPSLPAPNLRSFQTFQFQDAAR; this comes from the exons ATGTTCAATTATCAGCCGACGGCTCTGAATTCCTTGGCGGTGTGGGATCGGAGAGAGGACAAGGTTTTCGAGAATTCTTTGGTGGAGATTCCTGATTCAGTGGAGAACAGGTGGCAGATCATAGCTAATCGTATCCCGGGTAAGTCACCGGAAGACGTGATGCATCATTACGAGGCTCTGTTGCACGACGTGGGCCAGATTGATGCAGGTCTCGTCGAGCCCCCGAGTTATCCCGATGGAGCGGCGCCTCTTGGATCGGATGATCGGCCACGGACTAGGGAAGCGGGTCAGATATCGTTCGGGTCGGGTTCGACACGGAGTAGGCATTGTGACGTTGAGAGGAAGAAGGGCACGCCCTGGACTGAAGAAGAGCATAG GTTATTTTTAGAAGGGCTGGATAGATTTGGCAAAGGTGACTGGAGAAGCATTTCAAGAAATGTAGTCATCACAAGAACTCCGACGCAAGTTGCTAGTCACGCTCAGAAATATTATATACGTCAATCTGCAGCAAAGAAAGAACGAAAAAGGTCTAGCATTCACGACATCACGACCTCAGTCGATAGCTTAACCGTGCCTGCGCAGCCAAGTCTCCCTGCCCCAAATCTAAGAAGCTTCCAAACCTTCCAGTTTCAAGATGCAGCTCGGTAA